One Thioclava electrotropha DNA segment encodes these proteins:
- a CDS encoding cell division ATP-binding protein FtsE, with protein sequence MIELQNVAMSYSGAELLSDMSLTLAPGSFHFLTGPSGAGKTTFLKLCYAELLPTAGHLSLFGKDVRGMDRDEIAGLRQRIGVVHQDCQFLDHLSVEENVALPMTVNRRTPDMTQLRELLAWVGLKRQANALPPQLSGGERQRVALARAVIMSPDVILADEPTGNLDWEMSLRLLSLLVELNKMGKTVVIATHDLNLIRQAKPQVSARVLRIAKRHLHTAGADL encoded by the coding sequence GTGATCGAGCTGCAAAATGTGGCGATGAGCTATAGCGGGGCGGAGCTCCTTAGCGATATGTCCCTGACGCTTGCCCCTGGGTCATTCCATTTTCTGACCGGACCGTCGGGGGCCGGGAAGACCACTTTTCTCAAATTATGCTACGCGGAATTGCTGCCGACGGCGGGGCATTTGTCGCTGTTCGGCAAGGATGTGCGCGGGATGGACCGCGACGAAATCGCCGGGCTGCGCCAGCGCATCGGCGTCGTGCATCAGGACTGCCAGTTCCTCGATCACCTCTCGGTGGAGGAGAACGTGGCGCTGCCGATGACGGTCAATCGCCGCACGCCGGACATGACCCAGCTGCGCGAATTGCTGGCCTGGGTCGGGCTGAAGCGGCAGGCGAATGCGCTGCCGCCGCAGCTGTCGGGCGGGGAACGGCAACGCGTGGCGCTGGCCCGCGCGGTGATCATGTCGCCGGACGTGATCCTGGCTGACGAGCCGACGGGCAACCTCGATTGGGAGATGTCGCTGCGGCTGCTGTCGCTGCTGGTCGAGCTGAACAAGATGGGCAAGACGGTGGTGATCGCGACCCACGATCTGAACCTGATCCGGCAGGCGAAGCCGCAGGTCTCGGCACGGGTTCTGCGCATCGCGAAGCGCCATCTGCATACGGCGGGGGCCGATCTGTGA
- a CDS encoding ArsR/SmtB family transcription factor, producing MNTQPELPHPPLEALSLSQVLFALSDPARREIARNLREGPLEAAACSAVAADVPKSTKSHILKVLRESGVIRNEPNPNGRGRLLTLRRDDLEARFPGLIDPILDADLRDS from the coding sequence ATGAACACACAACCCGAACTCCCGCACCCTCCGCTCGAAGCGCTGTCGCTCTCGCAGGTGCTCTTCGCGCTAAGCGACCCGGCGCGACGCGAAATCGCGCGCAACCTGCGCGAGGGACCACTCGAAGCGGCGGCCTGCAGCGCCGTGGCAGCGGATGTCCCGAAGTCGACGAAATCCCATATTCTCAAGGTTTTGCGGGAATCCGGCGTGATCCGGAACGAGCCGAACCCGAACGGGCGCGGCCGCCTGCTCACCCTGCGCCGGGACGACCTCGAAGCGCGCTTCCCCGGCCTGATCGACCCAATCCTCGACGCCGATCTTCGCGACAGCTGA
- a CDS encoding lysophospholipid acyltransferase family protein produces the protein MKKALLNVPVMGWFAHKAGCIPIDRSKGSEAMKVMLGAVEEARATHGLGQLIIYPEGTRVPPGERRRYKQGVGVVAEATKLPVVPAATNAGLFWSKRGWPIRSGVAVTEFLPAIEAAGSAPQTLAAVEAVVEPRSDALMLEAGFALPKP, from the coding sequence ATGAAGAAGGCGCTGCTGAACGTGCCAGTGATGGGGTGGTTTGCGCATAAGGCGGGCTGCATTCCGATCGACCGCTCGAAGGGGTCGGAGGCGATGAAGGTGATGCTGGGCGCGGTCGAAGAGGCGCGCGCGACGCATGGGCTGGGGCAGCTGATCATCTATCCCGAGGGCACGCGCGTGCCGCCGGGCGAGAGGCGCCGTTACAAGCAGGGCGTGGGTGTCGTGGCCGAGGCCACGAAGCTGCCGGTGGTGCCCGCCGCGACCAATGCGGGCCTGTTCTGGAGCAAGCGCGGCTGGCCGATCCGGTCGGGCGTGGCGGTGACCGAATTCCTGCCGGCGATCGAGGCGGCGGGCTCTGCGCCGCAGACGCTGGCGGCGGTCGAGGCAGTGGTCGAGCCGCGCTCGGATGCGCTGATGCTGGAGGCCGGGTTCGCGCTGCCGAAGCCCTGA
- the dgcN gene encoding N-acetyltransferase DgcN: MIDTPYLLFLGDAPDPLSAKVAQGIKDWRPEYAVGQYRMEGCQADMGIPDLDIKEAIAQGCKTLVIGVANRGGVISQGWKKVLVEALEEGLDLASGLHNLLRDEPDLVAVAKACGRQLHDVRIPSVKYPIANGEKRTGKRCLAVGTDCSAGKMYTALCMEREMRERGMKASFRATGQTGILITGDGVPLDAVIADFMAGSIEYLTPDNDPDHWDLIEGQGSLFHVSYSGVTMALIHGGQPDALILAHEPTRTHMRGLPGYKLPSLQELSDMALALAKVANPACQVVGISVNTQKMGEDEAKAYLAKVEEEMGLPTTDPFRFGAGKLVDALAAI, from the coding sequence CTGATCGACACCCCTTATCTACTGTTCCTGGGCGATGCCCCCGATCCCTTGTCCGCGAAAGTCGCGCAGGGGATCAAAGACTGGCGGCCCGAATATGCCGTCGGCCAGTACCGGATGGAGGGATGCCAAGCCGACATGGGCATCCCCGATCTCGATATCAAAGAAGCCATCGCACAAGGCTGCAAGACGCTGGTGATCGGCGTCGCAAACCGTGGCGGCGTGATCTCGCAGGGCTGGAAGAAGGTGCTGGTGGAAGCGCTGGAAGAGGGGCTCGATCTGGCCTCGGGCCTGCACAACCTGCTGCGCGACGAGCCCGATCTGGTCGCGGTCGCGAAGGCCTGTGGGCGTCAGCTGCACGACGTGCGCATTCCCTCGGTGAAATATCCGATCGCGAATGGCGAGAAGCGCACCGGCAAGCGCTGCCTTGCCGTGGGCACCGATTGCTCGGCGGGCAAGATGTATACTGCGCTTTGCATGGAGCGCGAAATGCGCGAGCGCGGCATGAAGGCCAGCTTCCGCGCGACCGGCCAGACCGGCATCCTGATCACCGGCGACGGCGTGCCGCTCGATGCAGTGATCGCGGATTTCATGGCCGGGTCGATCGAATACCTCACGCCCGATAACGATCCCGACCACTGGGACCTGATCGAGGGGCAGGGCAGCCTGTTCCACGTCTCCTATTCGGGTGTGACGATGGCGCTGATCCATGGCGGTCAGCCCGACGCGCTGATCCTCGCGCATGAGCCGACGCGCACCCATATGCGCGGGTTGCCCGGCTACAAGCTGCCCTCGCTGCAGGAGCTGAGCGATATGGCGCTGGCGCTGGCGAAGGTCGCCAATCCCGCCTGTCAGGTGGTCGGCATCTCGGTCAACACTCAGAAGATGGGTGAGGACGAGGCCAAGGCCTATCTGGCGAAGGTCGAGGAAGAAATGGGCCTGCCCACGACCGACCCGTTCCGCTTCGGGGCTGGCAAGCTGGTGGACGCGCTCGCCGCGATCTGA
- the dgcA gene encoding N-acetyl-D-Glu racemase DgcA produces the protein MIRVSHDTFKLAQVFTIARGSRTEAHVLSVTLEREGVTGRGECVPYARYGESLDSVTAQIESLPQGISRAELQEALPAGAARNAVDCALWDWEAKKKGVPVWELAGLDKPVSQTTAYTLSLDEPEKMRAAAAEHAHRPLLKIKLGTPEDMPRLRAVREGAPESKIIVDANEGWEIETFLDIQAELKKLGVALVEQPLPAAGDEALSDIQRLVPICADESCHTRDGLTDLRGKYDVINIKLDKTGGLTEALRLRDLARAEGFGVMVGCMVGSSLAMAPAMLVAQGADYVDLDGPLLLAEDRDVPLRYKGSVVEPPEPELWG, from the coding sequence ATGATCCGGGTGAGTCATGATACGTTCAAGCTGGCGCAGGTCTTTACCATCGCGCGCGGCTCGCGCACCGAGGCGCATGTGCTGAGCGTGACGCTGGAGCGCGAGGGCGTGACGGGGCGGGGCGAATGCGTGCCCTATGCGCGGTACGGCGAAAGCCTCGACAGCGTTACCGCGCAGATCGAGAGCCTGCCGCAAGGGATTTCCCGTGCGGAGCTGCAAGAGGCACTGCCCGCCGGGGCTGCGCGCAACGCGGTCGATTGCGCTTTGTGGGATTGGGAAGCCAAGAAGAAGGGCGTTCCGGTCTGGGAGCTTGCCGGGTTGGACAAGCCGGTGAGCCAGACCACGGCCTATACGCTGTCGTTGGACGAGCCGGAGAAGATGCGCGCGGCGGCCGCCGAGCATGCGCATCGCCCGTTGCTGAAGATCAAGCTCGGCACGCCCGAGGACATGCCGCGTCTGCGCGCGGTGCGCGAAGGGGCGCCGGAGTCGAAGATCATCGTCGATGCGAACGAGGGCTGGGAGATCGAGACTTTCCTCGACATTCAGGCCGAGCTGAAGAAGCTGGGTGTCGCGCTGGTCGAGCAGCCTTTGCCTGCGGCGGGGGACGAGGCGCTGTCGGATATCCAGCGGCTGGTGCCGATCTGCGCCGATGAGAGCTGCCATACGCGCGACGGGCTTACCGATCTGCGCGGCAAATACGACGTCATCAACATCAAGCTGGACAAGACCGGCGGGCTGACCGAAGCCCTGCGGCTGCGCGATCTCGCGCGCGCCGAAGGGTTCGGCGTGATGGTTGGTTGCATGGTGGGATCGAGCCTTGCGATGGCGCCGGCGATGCTGGTCGCCCAGGGGGCGGATTACGTCGATCTTGACGGCCCGCTGCTTCTGGCCGAAGACCGCGATGTGCCGCTGCGTTACAAGGGCAGCGTGGTGGAGCCGCCGGAGCCGGAGCTCTGGGGATGA
- a CDS encoding acetyl-CoA carboxylase carboxyltransferase subunit alpha: protein MTYLEFEKPLAEIEGKAEELRALARQNEEMDVDKEASALDKKAEAMLRDLYKDLSPWRKCQVARHPDRPHCKDYIDQLFTEYTPLAGDRNFADDHAVMGGLARLGDKPVMVIGHEKGNDTASRIERNFGMARPEGYRKAIRLMDMAARFGLPVVALIDTPGAYPGKGAEERGQSEAIARSTEKCLQIGVPLISVIIGEGGSGGAVAFATGDRVAMLEHSVYSVISPEGCASILWKDSEKMREAAEALRLTAQDLKKLGVIDRIISEPMGGAQRDSTATIASVGSEISLMLAELEGKKPADLIKARRKKFLDMGTKGLSA, encoded by the coding sequence ATGACCTATCTCGAATTCGAAAAGCCGCTGGCAGAAATCGAAGGCAAAGCCGAAGAGCTGCGCGCGCTGGCCCGGCAAAACGAAGAGATGGATGTCGACAAGGAAGCGTCAGCCCTCGACAAGAAGGCCGAGGCGATGCTGCGCGACCTCTACAAAGACCTGTCGCCCTGGCGCAAATGTCAGGTCGCACGCCATCCCGACCGTCCGCATTGCAAGGACTATATCGACCAGCTCTTCACCGAATACACGCCGCTCGCGGGCGATCGCAACTTCGCCGACGATCACGCGGTGATGGGCGGCCTCGCGCGTCTCGGCGACAAGCCGGTGATGGTGATCGGCCATGAGAAGGGCAACGACACCGCAAGCCGCATCGAGCGCAACTTCGGCATGGCCCGCCCCGAGGGCTATCGCAAGGCGATCCGTCTGATGGACATGGCCGCGCGCTTCGGCCTGCCGGTCGTCGCGCTGATCGACACCCCCGGCGCCTATCCCGGCAAGGGCGCGGAAGAGCGCGGCCAGTCCGAAGCCATCGCCCGCTCGACCGAGAAATGCCTGCAGATCGGCGTGCCGCTGATCTCGGTCATCATCGGCGAAGGCGGCTCCGGCGGCGCCGTGGCCTTCGCCACCGGCGACCGCGTCGCGATGCTGGAACATTCCGTCTATTCGGTGATCTCGCCCGAAGGCTGCGCCTCGATCCTGTGGAAGGATTCCGAGAAGATGCGCGAAGCCGCCGAGGCGCTGCGCCTGACCGCGCAGGATCTCAAGAAGCTCGGCGTGATCGACCGCATCATCTCCGAACCGATGGGCGGCGCACAGCGCGATTCCACGGCGACCATCGCCTCGGTCGGCTCGGAAATCTCGCTGATGCTGGCAGAGCTGGAGGGCAAGAAGCCCGCCGATCTGATCAAGGCACGCCGCAAGAAGTTCCTCGACATGGGCACGAAGGGGCTTTCGGCCTAA
- a CDS encoding AraC family transcriptional regulator — MAYEVEIKEMPAVRLAGLAHKGPYPSVGPVFQKLVSLIPEPSWAEVEHAAMIGHDNPRKVPAEELRSHACFAVGEGFVIFPPLAEIRYPAGKYAVVTVKGPYEQLPEAYRWLDEDWFPASGMEHRDLVAYEVYLNDPMNTKPEDLLTEIRLPLKG, encoded by the coding sequence TTGGCGTATGAAGTCGAGATCAAAGAGATGCCAGCGGTGCGGCTTGCCGGGCTGGCACATAAAGGGCCTTACCCGTCGGTCGGCCCGGTCTTTCAGAAACTTGTCTCGCTGATCCCGGAGCCGTCCTGGGCGGAAGTCGAGCACGCGGCGATGATCGGGCATGACAATCCGCGCAAAGTGCCGGCGGAGGAGCTGCGCTCGCATGCCTGTTTCGCGGTGGGCGAGGGGTTCGTGATCTTCCCGCCGCTTGCGGAGATTCGCTATCCGGCCGGGAAATATGCGGTGGTGACGGTGAAGGGGCCCTATGAGCAGCTGCCCGAGGCGTATCGCTGGCTGGACGAGGATTGGTTCCCGGCGTCTGGCATGGAGCACCGCGATCTGGTGGCCTACGAGGTCTATCTCAACGATCCGATGAACACGAAGCCGGAAGATTTGCTTACGGAGATCCGCTTGCCGCTGAAGGGCTAA
- a CDS encoding L-malyl-CoA/beta-methylmalyl-CoA lyase: MSFRVQPTPPARPNRCQLFGPGSNTKLFPKMAASAADVINLDLEDSVAPNDKAQARRNIIQASHEIDWGSKYLSVRINGLDTPYWYRDVVELLEEGSERIDQIMIPKVGCAADVYAVDALVTAIETAKGRTKKISLEVIIESAAGLAHVEEIAASSPRLQAMSLGAADFAASMGMQTTGIGGTQENYYMLRNGEKHWSDPWHWAQAAIVAACRTHGILPVDGPFGDFSDDDGFRAQALRSATLGMVGKWAIHPKQISLANEVFTPSDEAVTEAREILAAMEEAKARGEGATVYKGRLVDIASIKQAEVIVRQAEMIKD; this comes from the coding sequence ATGAGCTTCCGCGTTCAACCCACGCCCCCTGCCCGTCCGAACCGCTGCCAGCTTTTCGGCCCCGGCTCGAACACCAAGCTCTTCCCGAAGATGGCTGCCTCCGCCGCCGATGTGATCAATCTAGACCTCGAAGATTCGGTCGCCCCCAACGATAAGGCGCAGGCACGGCGCAACATCATTCAGGCCAGCCACGAGATCGACTGGGGCAGCAAATACCTCTCGGTCCGCATCAACGGCCTCGACACGCCCTATTGGTATCGCGACGTGGTCGAACTGCTCGAAGAAGGCTCCGAGCGCATCGACCAGATCATGATCCCGAAAGTCGGCTGCGCGGCGGATGTCTATGCGGTCGACGCGCTCGTCACCGCGATCGAAACCGCGAAGGGGCGCACGAAGAAAATCTCGCTCGAAGTCATCATCGAAAGCGCTGCCGGCCTCGCGCATGTCGAGGAAATCGCAGCATCTTCTCCGCGTCTGCAGGCGATGAGCCTCGGCGCCGCCGACTTCGCCGCCTCGATGGGCATGCAGACCACCGGTATCGGCGGGACGCAGGAAAACTACTACATGCTGCGCAACGGCGAGAAGCATTGGTCCGACCCGTGGCACTGGGCGCAGGCCGCGATCGTCGCCGCCTGCCGCACTCACGGCATTTTGCCGGTCGATGGCCCGTTCGGCGATTTCTCCGACGACGATGGTTTCCGCGCGCAGGCGCTGCGCTCGGCGACGCTCGGCATGGTGGGCAAATGGGCCATCCATCCCAAGCAAATTTCTCTTGCAAATGAGGTCTTTACGCCCTCTGATGAGGCTGTGACCGAGGCCCGTGAAATCCTCGCGGCGATGGAAGAGGCCAAGGCACGCGGCGAAGGTGCGACCGTCTACAAAGGCCGTCTCGTCGACATTGCGTCAATCAAACAAGCCGAAGTGATTGTAAGACAAGCCGAAATGATTAAAGATTAA
- a CDS encoding MFS transporter, with protein MAYAPAPRLVTFLGLALVYGVLAVLVWLPPETAPRHEGTLASLRPQVSVPPHIRAAFRRGAPAVLAGWGTGSLFLSLGAPIVAQVFEVHTALAQGAIVALLSGTGAASCYATRNLAPRRIALLGTDGLVLGTVLSLAALTTGSFALYLASVFIAGIGFGTCFAGVLRSLAPLAAPDERGGLFAALFTLAYSAFGVPAVLAGLAVPELGLRLTTEIYGAVIIALALGAGLMRRQAEPA; from the coding sequence TTGGCCTATGCGCCTGCGCCGCGTCTGGTGACCTTCCTCGGGCTCGCGCTGGTCTATGGCGTGCTGGCGGTGCTGGTCTGGCTGCCGCCGGAGACCGCGCCGCGCCATGAGGGGACGCTGGCCTCGCTGCGCCCGCAGGTCTCTGTGCCGCCCCATATCCGTGCGGCGTTCCGGCGCGGTGCGCCCGCGGTGCTGGCGGGGTGGGGAACCGGCTCGCTGTTCCTGTCGCTGGGGGCGCCGATCGTGGCGCAGGTTTTCGAGGTTCACACCGCGCTGGCGCAGGGCGCGATCGTGGCGCTGCTATCGGGGACCGGAGCGGCCTCGTGCTATGCGACGCGCAATCTGGCCCCGCGCCGGATTGCGCTTCTGGGGACGGACGGGCTGGTGCTGGGCACGGTGCTGTCGCTCGCGGCGCTCACGACGGGGAGTTTCGCGCTCTATCTTGCGAGCGTCTTCATCGCGGGGATCGGCTTCGGCACCTGCTTTGCGGGGGTGTTGCGCTCGCTCGCGCCGCTGGCCGCACCGGATGAGCGTGGCGGGCTGTTCGCGGCGCTGTTCACGCTGGCTTACTCGGCCTTCGGGGTGCCCGCGGTGCTGGCAGGGCTGGCGGTGCCGGAACTGGGGCTGCGGCTGACGACCGAGATCTACGGCGCGGTCATCATCGCGCTTGCATTGGGGGCGGGGTTGATGCGCAGGCAGGCGGAACCGGCGTGA
- a CDS encoding MFS transporter — translation MTDETDPGPNGASPSLPTRSRAGFVLAIMGLVLMLAGASAPSPFYPVLQARIGFSSAMMTGIFAIYAGALLVTLLVFGRLSDHLGRRPVLSVGFVLLALGMLEFLWADTAMALLLARVLQGLASGLLISTLSASSTDHEPSARPGLAAVWNAVAPLAGLAAGALAGARCWPMRLRRVW, via the coding sequence ATGACCGACGAGACAGATCCCGGCCCGAACGGCGCCTCTCCAAGTCTGCCGACGCGGAGCCGCGCAGGCTTCGTGCTGGCGATCATGGGGCTCGTGCTGATGCTGGCCGGGGCCAGTGCGCCGTCTCCTTTTTACCCAGTCCTGCAGGCGCGGATCGGCTTTTCCTCGGCGATGATGACGGGGATCTTCGCGATCTATGCCGGGGCGCTTCTGGTCACCCTGCTGGTCTTTGGTCGGCTCTCCGACCATCTCGGGCGGCGACCGGTTCTGTCGGTGGGCTTCGTGCTGCTTGCGCTCGGGATGCTCGAATTCCTTTGGGCGGATACGGCGATGGCGCTGCTGTTGGCGCGGGTGTTGCAGGGGCTGGCGAGCGGTCTGCTGATTTCGACGCTGAGTGCGAGTTCGACCGATCATGAGCCGTCTGCGCGGCCCGGTCTCGCGGCGGTCTGGAACGCGGTGGCGCCCTTGGCGGGGCTGGCGGCCGGGGCGCTCGCGGGGGCGCGTTGTTGGCCTATGCGCCTGCGCCGCGTCTGGTGA
- a CDS encoding cell division protein FtsX, with the protein MKLTLLTFASETTGPDRVVPPTGFTARLTLFTAAAMAFLAVFALALSLATGRLADRWADSLARSATIRISAPPEQMDAQVAAVQEVLKTTPGVASSRVMGDDEMKGLLKPWFGPDLPVDALPLPKLIAVTETGAGVDAEGLRLRLQAEAPGAIFDDHTRWRRPLVAAAERIRTLGLLSLLLIFGAMAGMITLAAQAALAANGQVIATLRLVGAKDAFIARAFVRRFTTRGLIGAVAGTVLGMLAVALLPSTEAAGGFLTGLGFSGAAWLWPLIIPPIAAIVAFAATRFAALRMLRRLR; encoded by the coding sequence GTGAAGCTGACCTTGCTGACATTCGCCTCCGAGACGACCGGGCCGGATCGGGTCGTGCCGCCGACCGGGTTCACCGCGCGGCTGACGCTGTTCACCGCGGCCGCGATGGCCTTCCTTGCGGTCTTTGCGCTGGCGCTGTCGCTGGCGACGGGGCGGCTTGCGGATCGCTGGGCCGACAGCCTCGCGCGCTCGGCCACGATCCGCATCTCTGCCCCGCCCGAGCAGATGGATGCGCAGGTCGCCGCCGTGCAGGAAGTGTTGAAGACGACGCCGGGTGTCGCCTCTTCGCGGGTGATGGGCGATGACGAGATGAAGGGGCTGCTGAAGCCGTGGTTCGGTCCCGATCTGCCGGTGGATGCGCTGCCGCTGCCGAAGCTGATCGCGGTGACCGAGACCGGCGCGGGCGTCGATGCCGAAGGGCTGCGGCTGCGGCTGCAGGCCGAAGCGCCTGGCGCGATCTTCGACGACCATACCCGCTGGCGGCGTCCGCTGGTGGCGGCGGCGGAGCGGATCCGCACGCTCGGCCTGCTGTCGCTGCTGCTGATCTTCGGTGCGATGGCGGGGATGATCACGCTGGCCGCACAGGCCGCGCTGGCCGCCAACGGTCAGGTAATCGCGACGCTGCGGCTGGTGGGCGCGAAAGACGCCTTCATCGCGCGGGCTTTCGTGCGCCGCTTCACCACGCGCGGGCTGATCGGCGCGGTGGCGGGCACGGTGCTGGGGATGCTGGCGGTGGCGCTGCTGCCTTCGACCGAGGCGGCGGGCGGCTTCCTCACCGGCTTGGGCTTTTCCGGGGCCGCATGGCTCTGGCCATTGATCATTCCGCCGATCGCCGCGATCGTGGCCTTTGCCGCCACCCGTTTCGCCGCGCTGCGTATGCTCAGGAGACTTCGCTGA
- a CDS encoding calcium-binding protein codes for MLATLLLAFLPLALLVGASLDGGGDHKDEHEDEEAARPDEEGTGAGEEIDISEPDQLTEGTSGDDTIRGTDGTDTVMGLAGNDDIYLGDGNDGGDLSPEDQQAMDQATSLGEFLDLYEASGVFGAVGGSGDDYIDAGAGNDSITGSQGDDTLRGNLGADYLFDAEGSNALYGGYGDDELYASDLDGAPDLLDGGANNDYLNGDDGDTMTGGTGSDWFGVDWTEGDAPVTVTDFGQLDPTPAPGALGEFLGIEVDDLDNVSDFTVSQSGSDSIVSINGQQVATLKDVEYAALKAAGGAIYATDGLNYGQPVYA; via the coding sequence ATGCTCGCGACTCTTCTTCTTGCCTTCCTGCCGTTGGCGCTCCTTGTCGGGGCCAGCCTCGACGGTGGCGGCGACCATAAAGATGAGCATGAGGACGAGGAGGCCGCTCGTCCTGATGAAGAAGGCACTGGTGCAGGCGAGGAGATCGACATCTCCGAGCCCGATCAGCTGACCGAGGGCACGTCGGGCGACGACACGATCCGTGGCACCGATGGGACCGACACGGTGATGGGGCTCGCAGGCAACGACGACATCTATCTCGGCGATGGCAATGACGGCGGCGACCTCTCGCCCGAGGACCAGCAGGCGATGGATCAGGCGACGAGCCTCGGCGAATTCCTCGATCTTTATGAGGCGTCAGGGGTCTTCGGCGCGGTCGGCGGCTCGGGCGACGACTATATAGACGCGGGCGCGGGCAACGACTCGATCACCGGCAGCCAGGGCGATGACACGCTGCGCGGTAATCTCGGCGCGGATTACCTGTTCGATGCCGAAGGGTCGAACGCCCTCTATGGCGGCTATGGCGATGACGAACTCTATGCCAGCGATCTGGACGGCGCGCCCGACCTGCTCGATGGCGGGGCGAATAACGACTATCTCAATGGCGACGACGGCGACACGATGACCGGCGGCACCGGCTCGGACTGGTTCGGGGTCGATTGGACCGAGGGCGACGCGCCGGTAACCGTGACCGATTTCGGACAGCTCGACCCGACCCCGGCCCCCGGCGCGCTCGGCGAATTTCTGGGCATCGAGGTGGACGACCTCGACAACGTGTCCGACTTCACCGTCTCGCAAAGCGGCAGCGACTCCATCGTGTCGATCAATGGCCAGCAGGTCGCGACGCTCAAGGATGTCGAATATGCCGCGCTCAAGGCGGCGGGCGGCGCGATCTATGCCACCGACGGACTCAACTACGGTCAGCCAGTCTACGCCTGA
- a CDS encoding D-amino-acid transaminase → MSRIVYLNGEYIPEEEAKVSVFDRGFVMGDAVYEVTSVLGGKILEFEGHMNRLGRSLAELEMSCDLTRDEWIEIHRELVKRNDLDEGMIYLQVSRGNAGDRDFHYPPEGTPPTVVLYTQSKPNLADDPKAKQGIKVISLPDLRWHRRDIKTVQLLYPSMAKMAAEKAGKNDAWFVEDGFVTEGSSNNVYIVKGNKIITRHLSHDILHGITRASLLKYAAESQMEIEERPFTIEEAQGADEAFFTSASAFVMPVVEIDGEAVGEGAVGPVAMRLREIYLDESRKAAI, encoded by the coding sequence ATGAGCCGGATCGTCTATCTCAACGGAGAGTATATTCCCGAGGAAGAGGCCAAGGTCTCCGTCTTCGACCGTGGTTTCGTGATGGGCGATGCGGTCTATGAGGTGACTTCCGTTCTGGGCGGCAAAATCCTCGAATTCGAAGGTCACATGAACCGGCTCGGTCGCTCGCTGGCGGAGCTGGAGATGAGCTGCGATCTGACCCGAGACGAATGGATCGAGATTCACCGCGAACTGGTCAAGCGTAACGATCTCGACGAAGGGATGATCTACCTTCAGGTCTCGCGCGGGAATGCGGGCGATCGCGATTTCCACTACCCGCCGGAAGGCACGCCCCCGACCGTGGTGCTCTATACGCAGTCGAAACCGAACCTCGCCGACGATCCGAAGGCGAAACAGGGCATCAAGGTGATCTCGCTGCCCGACCTGCGCTGGCATCGCCGCGACATCAAGACCGTGCAGCTGCTCTATCCGTCGATGGCCAAGATGGCGGCCGAGAAGGCGGGCAAGAACGATGCGTGGTTCGTGGAAGATGGCTTCGTGACCGAAGGCTCGTCGAACAACGTCTATATCGTGAAGGGCAACAAGATCATCACGCGGCATCTGAGCCACGACATTCTGCACGGGATCACCCGCGCCTCGCTGCTGAAATATGCCGCCGAGAGCCAGATGGAGATCGAGGAGCGTCCCTTCACCATCGAAGAGGCGCAGGGTGCGGATGAAGCTTTCTTCACGTCGGCCTCGGCTTTCGTGATGCCGGTGGTGGAGATCGACGGCGAGGCGGTGGGCGAGGGCGCGGTTGGCCCGGTGGCTATGCGTCTGCGCGAGATCTATCTCGACGAGAGCCGCAAGGCCGCGATCTGA